ttatttcatatttatattctttttcaaagttacatcatttcaaagtttattatttcttaTTTACTAATCttcctttttacttgtattttacctctctgtggatacgacatagcccgattacttgtaacgacccaaattcactaataaggcttaagggccttgattagtgtgcctggagggcataatgggaattatgtgtgattttaatgattaagatgcatgattatgatttaaagcatgttatatgactatgtgtattatgttatgtgatttgtaccacgtgggtgtggtgacatcaatgtgatgcacgtgccgagacggtcctagagagctagataacttaaaggtcacaacgggattttatactcggctcgggaggagcctagggctaatttggggattttgtaatttagttcttgtgagataatggtaactggtaatttggtaacttgtgtaactgttagtaaccatagagagtaacaggtttagatggagaaatggtagaattgcaatggTTAGGAAATGACAAAAGGGcctttgaggtttagttaggaaagggatATTAAAGGAAGGGTAGAGTGGTCAATTGGTTGAGGATAGATGAGCTTCAGCTGAAAGGAAAAGgtagtcacgtataacactttggaaatttatttatgctgaaattggaggaaaatatagaagaaaagagaagaaaaggaaagctgaagttgggagacctaagaGGAGAGTTTTGATGGTTCAAGGCAACTAAGTTGAGCATAAgccaagattactcagaggtaaggatttgtctatgatttgtttaagtttcaagtctggtttttagagaataagcatgaattgaaacaagATAGTGGttggttttgcatgaattcagagttaggataatcaaaagggaaggtgatttgaagctagagttgaggagaattcaagctgggttcttggctgaggtaagattttatcatgtttaattttcgtaattggtgtggtttaagactctagaggcatgatttatggtttaggaatttgaaactcaacaTAGGATCTTGGatgtgcttgtgtgattggggttgtttatgatgtttatgggttgttagagggttcatttggggttctgaattgatttttgggcttaggtacttgtttgggatgatttggaatggtttaggctcgggagaaacgcaaggaaaaacccagatttctgggctcgcgaaggagcgccgcggccctgttcttgggcgccgcggcgcgaggctgattcTGGGCAGGGCAAGCTctttgacttgctgggcgccgcggccctctagggcagcgccgcggcgctaggccaatttcagagcatgggattttgcaattttgagcctatgctccgggggttcgggggatgtcttcggtgctttgttttagggatttgggggattccgagagtgtgggattggttccgggaagtagttttggattggttagtgataaaggatgtttcatttgtgttgtgactaggtctttggagaggctcagggTAGAGGACCGTactcgcggctttggggcatcggaagctcgggatacaggtgaGAATACTGCACCCGACTAtatgttgtgatgggactaagtgctcccgagaattttatcgtgtcaatgatggtattacgccatgggacatgtaaaagcggcctaagagtgtcgtacataatatcagcgcacagggcgcggcttggccactggtagccgaggacagcttagtaatcgctgagctcggtttaagcgggccggggtcagtgggataacagagggggcagcctgagggcgccagccctagttatcatttgtgaactgtaaatGATATGAATTGACATGCGtaatatgtggaatacttgattaaacAGAATGGTTATATggctgagattatgtgatgcaatgtgagatgttgacttgtctgctaattgtttatgctccgttgttgttgtgttttcttgctgggccttggctcacaggtgctacgtggtgcaggtaaaggcaagggcaagctggaccaatcctgaggtggagagctgcggggttgaatgtacatagctagttgttcgatcaccatggtcgaggagtgagtcaggacagggattacctaactgcttgttttgccttagtatggctggttattgtatctgaaccttataacttttgtaaatggcctttaaattgatattttgggatcccgtgtacataaataatgtttcttaatgaaaatgtggcttttgagaccaaaacattttaaaccctagttcttttatagtttcgatgacacgctttcaattgattgacttgattagcaagtctggcactttataaacacacagtgtaacagtcttggctatccagggcgttacattactaCTGCGACCACTTAGgaattattgggcgatatcagtaGGGTTGACGTCTTCATTGAGCTTGAATGGTAAACTGGTGAAGAACTGATGATTTTTAGAGGACATTCACATTTTTTGAGGAATTCGGCATGACTTGTGGCACAGAAATTTTCTATGAGTCGTTGTCTGACCTTggagaatggatcaggaggcaTGAGAAAATAGTTTGGTATGGATTCCCATGGAGAAAAATATTGTTTGTAGCCGAGGCCACCAGGAAGGATTCGTAAACCATTTTTCTTGgtgtagacatcaaaaccaataattagATCATTCCCTGGTAATTTTGAGCCAATTACTCTTTGAATGATAGAGCATCCTAGGAAGAACTGTAATTTAATTGGTTTACTGATGAGCTCTGTACAGAAGATGTTTCCATTTGCAGCGTGGAAGAATTGTTTTTCTTTCCTCCAATATTCTGGTGGGAGAACATTagggttcatcatggtgtatgatgctcCCGTATCGAAGAAGGCTGCTACTTTGACTGGCCGAGCATACTTTGTAAAGAGGATCTGCGTGGAGATGATTGGCGATGGTTGTATTGTATTGATAGTTGCCATGTGGTAGAATTCATATGAAGCCTTCTGTTGTTCGAATGCACAGAGGGATTCTAGATTTATCTTGTCATCAATAGAGAAGATGGATTCTAGGTCATTCTCTTCGAGAGATATGCCCATTGTTTGTTGAATGTGGGAGGTCAGTTTGACCGTTTTCCCTTTGGGACATTGCTTGGCATAATGTCATTTGTCGCCACAGATGAAACATATGTTGGACTTCTTCCTGAAAGAGCGCTTCCTCCTTAGAAACTTGAATGAGCGAcgtcctttttcatttgaggatttaaaggttttaaaccttttgtTGTGTTTCATTTTTTCTGGAAGACAAGAACATGTTGATTATGATGGACATTTGATTCGTAGGTCCTTTTGGCTGCAAACCTTTCCGAGTTTCTTGGATTGTTTCAtgaattcttggataaatttgtgctGAGAGCACATCTTTTCCAATTCCTTTAGAACTAGCTGATAGATTTCTCCAATCGTAGCATCAGCTAGGGTTCTTCTTGCTCCCGAGAGAAGTCTGAAGGTTTCTTCTCCTAGTGGTTTTGTTATGGAAGAGAGGAAAGTCTGTTTTAGATTTGGATAATCAATTCCATCTATTTGGTAGAATCGTTGGGTCATCTTTTtgtaatgcttctccaaatctctcttatccattgaacaTCATTTTAGCTTAAAGAATTCTGCGCGTAGTCTTTCAGTGACTTGAGCTTCCTGTCCGCAGAATTTAATATACAGATAGGTCAGGGCATTTGTGACAGATGGAAGTTGTAAAAACGCCATTTGCCTGTAATCGCCCACACTTGTCCACCAGTCTTGTAGGGTGCCTGTAAAACATTAGACAAAGCTGAGGAGAACCGTTCCCGTGCTTCTAGTCTTTGTGATTCTAGGCTGAGCCAAGCCTAAAACTCTTGGAACCTTTCGCACCATTTTGATGGAGGGGTgtcatctaaagtaaaagtttgaaaatttgaacctttactcttttttttttggggAACATGTGGTGGGTTGATTCATTTCCACTTTCGTCTTCACTTGTGATAATTGGTTCGGTCTGTGAGTTTGATCCAGCAGGTTGAACCATCAGATGTGGAAATGCTCCATCTTCATTGCTGGATAAGTTTTTACTGGATAAGCTGTCGGGATCACTAGGTATAGTATCATCAGAAGTTGAGCTCATTTCTTCAGACCAGTCATCTGAAGAATTGTCTGAACTAGCTGAAAAGCTTTGATCGTCTGAGTCTGTTTCTTTTTCTGCGATGTGGAGAGTGCTTGTATGTAGAATCATTTGTGACAAAGGATTTGTGGCTGGATGAACCATAAGTTGCTTGAGTTCGTATGTCGGTTGGCTTGGTGATTCTTTCTTCTTCCCTTTTTTTGTCTTCTGTTGTTGGTTTTCATCAAGCATGCGTCTTAATCTTACAACAGAGTCCTCTTGCACAGTTCTAGTAATAGGAAAAGGCTGGGAGGTTTTTGGTATTGTAGCAAACTGCCAAGGGACCGGCGTCGTAGTTATCCCGAACGGGGACGAGGTTCTCAAATAGCTAGTTGAAAAAGCCTTTGTCGGTTCTTGTTGGCAGAACGGTTCTTGAGGGATTCATATTGAGTTTTAAGGCTCTTCATCTCGGCTTCTTTTGCCAGGAATACTGGCATCGGGACTGAGTTTGCTTTGATGATGGCTAGAAGCTCTTCATGAGTCTGTTGGATCTTTGTAGTGAGTTTATCAATGTCAGTAGTCTGAGATTGTTTTACTTCCATCTCTATTCTAGTATTTTGTAACTCGACTTACTTTAAGACCTTGTTTTGGACAATCATATTTTTTGATTGCCAGTTGAGAACTTCTTCGGCCGGAGATACTTTTTTTAGAGACCCATCCGCATTCCTGGTTGTGGGGTTTTGAACCTTTGGTTGGTGAGAGACCGTTCCTTGGTTGTATTGTTTATCGAATCTCTTGAGAGGAGAAAAATCTGACTCATAATCAGTAGTAGTCATCATACATACTTGTGGAATTTGTTGGAGCTGATTTTGAGCAGGAAAAGCTTCTCCATGATGTTGCATCCattttgctgttttttttttgtagcatGGCAAAATGTTCTGTTGAGGAGTCGAAAGTGGAGGCTCTTGGGAGCCTGTTGGAGGAAGCTCAATGTCCCATCCAGTTGGTTCTGGAGGAGAGTCAGGTAAGTCTTTGGGAGCAGAAtatttgactatatagtcaaactTTCCAGAGGATTGGCCTAACAATCCTATTCCTTTTTCTCCTTGATCTAGCTGTTGCTTAAGTCATTTTCTTGAGCTTGGACATCGCTTTGGCTTTGGGAGGTCTTCTTCTATTTTTAGGTAGCTTTTGCAGTCGCAAACATCCCAATACTTATGTCCATccgtgataaacgagttttagacttgtttatctatgtgtttttcaGATAAAGTATTAAGTGTTTGTTTtgctttgttctattttacgctggtttttgtatgttttcaggtttcgaagggcttaggtgacttaggtgtggaaacatggtggaaaaatagacaaaatgacaaaaattggtggaaaacgGTGTTTCGGAGCACTTCCTGCAACCGCAAGAAGGGTGTCTTGCAGCCGCAATTCCAAAAGAGTTTTGGCATTTCCAGGGCATTCCTACGAGCGCAAGAATGacatcctgcgaccgcaggatacGTCTACAAATGAGAAAAACATTGATTTTCAATTAAGGGTGTTTTGATCATTTCATGTTTAAAAAAATGCTAATTAGGTTTAAATTACGATTAAGGAGAGAAAATGAGGCACTTTTTGCAGACCTAGACTGGGAGAAGAGGCTTAGGAGTGCTTTGGGATGAAGATTGGATCTATCATTTAgagtttttttcttctctttttatttttagtttatgttaatttcatgtatatggatttcttagtgatgaacatgaactaaattctatttagggtttttaattgaatctcttgaatctttattatgaattaatgcaagtttttaATTTCTTCTTCACCTaagatctattcaatttgtgtttattatgTATGTAATTGATTGTGCACCCTTTACATGCTATTTATGAATtcaaatcaaaatctgagaagtgagatttggatatgctaaaattgaatagacatagatttcaatttagaacgagagtatcaaattgatCTATGTGATTTAGGGCTGAGTTCATTGCTTCCTATCGTTTAAATTTCTCATAGAAATATAGAGAATTTGCATATGGTCGAGTTTTATATTTCTTAACCTGAATATTTAACATTTGTGCGTGTCTTTCATCTTAATGAGAAGAATTATCTTTATGATTACGTAAATGAATAATAAAGTGGATAGTAGAGGATATTAGAATCCTtaatttatcatatatatttgAATCAAGTTTACTGCAAGATTATTGTTCTtcatttaattttgttatttattatttttaattttaaaaattccaattttgattaccaaatagaaaataaaataggcTATTGGTAATTGATAATCAGTCAATGTGGGAACGATATCGGTCTTACGGAAATAAACTACAAGagtgattacgtatacttgcgtagctttaaTTTTCGCAAAAATCCGAAGATTCGAAAGCATAAATAGGGCTGCCTTGAGAACCAAATGATTGGATTTCCACATCAGCTGGTGTGACAGAAGTCATCATATACTGGGTGGTAAAGCAACTGGGAGTCTTTGTTTGAGTTATGTCAAAGATTATTTCAACAGAGTCATCTTCTTTCTTGTGATAAGATGGTTCAGTAAGAGTCTGGACAGCTTTTTGAGGTTAATGGAGCATCTCATAGTTTGTTATCCATGAACTAGGAAAAATCTTCATAAGATCATCTGTAGAGATTTGCCTTGGAATATGAGTGCATGTTGGAACTTGGGTAGAGTCTACCGAGACCAGTAATGCTTCTTCAGCTGTTGGCAAAGAAAGATCCAGAGCGTGATCTTGGAGTCTGTATGTCATCTGGTAGTGAAAAGTAGCTCCAATGGAAGTAAGATCTTGGTCAATTCTAGAAAGTTGGGCCTCTACTTTGAAAGCATCAATCAAGCGGTTGTCTTTGATAGACATATTAAAGTTAGGAAACAGTGTAGTTATTACTATTCCTGCGTTTAATGTAGTTTCTATGGTTGCAATGCTTGCATGTTGGTATTTCCTCATTCACGTGTCAAGCAAACCCATTCGGCAGCCGATGGGAAGGCCCTTTCGGTCATGAAGGGAAATAACTAAGTGAATGGCACCAAAATGAATATGGGTGAATCCTTGCGCAATCCACTCGGGAATAAATTTAGGAAGGATTTGTAACGTAACGAATTGGACCTCAGGAGTAGGTCTCAATTGACACTCGCTGAATTTAGAAGCTTGGATATATTCTTTTGGGGCTTTGTAGGATGGTTTGATGAGCGCTTTAATGGACCGGGTAAAAGGAGTAATGGATTTTAGGAAAATTTGGTATGGGTTAATCAAAGGAAGGTTGTTATTGGTAATCTTGTTTTCTTCAAGAACATATGATAGTTCATAAATAAAGTCAAGTTTGTTGGCTGTGAACTTACGAAAAGAAGGAGAAGGAGTAAGTGACAAGGGTGATATTATAAGATCACTAGAGTTTGCAAAACTTGTAGATAAGGTTTCGTTTGCCATGATCTCATAGTAACAATATTGACAACCACATGTCAATTTCTTATTCCTTTATTTCTTGTATCCACTTAGGTCTATATGCTTTTTCAGTATGTAACTATGTAGAAAGAAACATAAAGTGAGTTGATTTTTGGAGAGAAAACAGAGTAAGAGAGTGTATCATTTACTTGTTTGTCTTTGATTGTTCACAGAGTGTTTGAGAGTTTTGTGAGAGTTGTCAAGAACAAATTATCTTGACTAAGTTTGTATTGTTACTGTTCATAGTGGATTCAAGAACTCGTGTGTGGACGAGCTTTAACTAAATGTAGATTCCATATTAGGGCTCAACCAAGATAATTCGTGTTGCATCTGTGAATGTTCTAGATTAGTCTCAAGCCTTGTTGTTGTGATATTCCAACAAAATATATAAACTAGGAAAGAGAATTCATTACGAGTAgaattagaaactaaaaataatagcCTAGTTCAATACATAATAGACAAGAGTCTCGATCAGGAATATTCAGAAGACATTCTTTACAACAGGGAAAATGGAAAACTCAGGAGAATGTCACTTTATTATTCTCCCAAAATTTATCATAAAAATTCCTGGAAAAATTGTTATAAGTACAATATGAAGAGTGAGCAAAACAtgttaataatttttcttttagCACCTACTAAATTTCAATACTAAAGACTTTTTCGAGGCAAGTCGATACAATAATTGGCCCTACCAAATCCCCAGCAGCACAGCCTGCAAAGAGATGCCCATTTTGAATATAGATATGTTAAGCATTTAGAAATTGAACAATATGGATATGGTGCATCTACAAAGCAAGCATATTACAGAGAAAATATGCTTACCTATCCATTGACCAGCTGAAGGCCGAAATAAAACTGCACCAATTCCTGCTCCAATAGAAGCAAAAACTAGTGATGAACTGCATTTGATTGTGGTAGAAGTGAGCTTCTTTGCAAGAAGTTTAACTTGTTCTGCTGGCTCAACTTCATCGACCTCTTCTTTCAAATTCAGCAAACGAGTGATGAATCGGTAAAACTCAATGGCAACTTGAACAGTCCATGATGCTGCAACTCCTAGAAGATGTCCTGCTTAAGATAGTAGCAATCAGAACACAAAAGCTGAGAGATAAagcaaaaagtaaaaataaaataaaatttgaagtCAACCTCTGAAAGTTGTTTTGCCAACTCTGTAGAAGAAAACATAAGCAGGCATTCCTCTTGCAGCCTTGCGTGTGGCTGATTTTGGAACATCTGTCAATAATTACATCCATTAGCTTCTCACTAGATTTTCTTACATTAATTCTATAAATTATTGTAATATATATGAATGAAAATACCTTTTAAAAGTTTCCATGCCATTCGCTGGGAAACGTGATGGACAGCCATTCTTTCCAAAATTCGTCTAGTTGTGACAATAGTCGTCTATAACAAGATGTAAAATATAAGTCAGATCTTGTTTGAGCTGTACCTTtcaaaaaaaaacttattatgAACTGGAAGTTCTGCTTTTTAAGACATCTTCCCAAAATGTCTAGCATAAAACAATTAGATGTATGTCATATTCTGGCAATAACAAAATTCGTAAACAGTATATCACAATCTCAAACAGAAGACAATATGAAACTATGAAAAGTCAAAACTTACCTCACGACCGATTTGTTTTACTGATTTTTTTAAAGGAACAACATAGTCTACAGGCTGTTCTTCCTGAGTTTCCTGGAGAAAGTCATCATCATCTGCATCCAAATTCGTACGAGGCTCCAAAAGTGGTAAATAGAACAATAGAAATGATCTCAAGGAGGTCATCGCTAATGCCCTAAACTCAAAAGCCGAAAATAGAGGCTTTAACTCAATTTTGTACTCCTTAGTACTGTATTTAAGAGCATCATTCTGAAAGAATTTTTCAGATGCAGTTTTGAAgctagttacataatcatcagACCACGCTGCACCAGCATCACATTGAACAATTGGTATCCTGAAATTACTGTGGCAACACTAGACCAATTCAGTACATGGTCTATAGCATAAATTGAGCCAAAAAGAAAAACATTCCAAAAGCAAAAGGGACTTCTATATTgaataaataaagaaagaaagaaagaaaggtaGTTTTCTATCCTCTAGATTGTATCTAATTTTACAACCAGTTTAAATCTGGAAAATTAAATCAATAAGGGggcaaaaagagaaaaaaaatctcAATCATATACAAGTAAATTACGAAAACAAGATCAAAGACAATTATATAAATTCAGTACAACACGCGTAC
The genomic region above belongs to Humulus lupulus chromosome 1, drHumLupu1.1, whole genome shotgun sequence and contains:
- the LOC133785649 gene encoding uncharacterized protein LOC133785649; the protein is MAGIAIALDLLRKNPSLYTAHSSGFISAAAAASAAAASVAAGTPYAYKALFGNFRIPIVQCDAGAAWSDDYVTSFKTASEKFFQNDALKYSTKEYKIELKPLFSAFEFRALAMTSLRSFLLFYLPLLEPRTNLDADDDDFLQETQEEQPVDYVVPLKKSVKQIGRETTIVTTRRILERMAVHHVSQRMAWKLLKDVPKSATRKAARGMPAYVFFYRVGKTTFRGHLLGVAASWTVQVAIEFYRFITRLLNLKEEVDEVEPAEQVKLLAKKLTSTTIKCSSSLVFASIGAGIGAVLFRPSAGQWIGCAAGDLVGPIIVSTCLEKVFSIEI